In Pseudomonas grandcourensis, the DNA window GCATTTGGCCACCCCTAATGTGCTCAACGGTTCGGTTCTTGGATCAACTTGGGCTATAATCTGCGCCCTTTTTTGAATCACCTGCCAGGCGATTTCCCATGACCAAACAGGCCGCCGAAGTCGCGAAACGCCGCACTTTCGCCATTATTTCCCACCCCGATGCCGGTAAGACCACCATCACCGAGAAACTCTTGCTGATGGGCAAGGCGATTGCGGTAGCCGGTACGGTGAAATCTCGTAAATCCGATCGCCATGCCACCTCCGACTGGATGGAAATGGAAAAGCAGCGTGGTATCTCCATTACCACGTCGGTCATGCAGTTCCCGTATCGCGAACACATGGTCAACCTGCTCGACACCCCGGGCCACGAAGACTTCTCCGAAGATACCTACCGCACCCTGACCGCGGTGGACTCGGCGTTGATGGTGCTTGACGGCGGTAAAGGTGTAGAGCCACGGACCATCGCCCTGATGGACGTCTGCCGTCTGCGTGACACGCCGATTGTCAGCTTCATCAACAAACTCGACCGTGACATCCGCGACCCGATCGAGCTGCTCGACGAAATCGAAGCCGTCCTCAAGATCAAGGCGGCGCCGATCACCTGGCCGATTGGTTGCTACCGCGACTTCAAGGGCGTGTATCACCTCGCCGATGACTACATCATCGTGTACACCGCCGGTCACGGCCACGAGCGTACCGATGTGAAAATCATCGAGAAGCTCGACTCCGATGAAGCCCGCGCCCACCTGGGCGACGAGTACGAGCGTTTCATCGAACAGCTGGAACTGGTGCAGGGCGCCTGCCACGAGTTCAACCAGCAGGAGTTCCTCGACGGTCAACTGACCCCGGTGTTCTTCGGTACGGCACTGGGCAACTTCGGTGTCGACCACGTCCTCGACGCCGTTGTGGACTGGGCACCACGTCCGTTGGCGCGCGTGGCCAACGAGCGTACCGTGGAGCCGGTGGAAGAGAAGTTCTCGGGCTTCATCTTCAAGATCCAGGCGAACATGGACCCGAAACACCGCGACCGCATTGCCTTCATGCGTATCTGCTCCGGCAAGTACGAAAAAGGCATGAAGATGCGCCACGTGCGCACCGGCAAAGACGTGCGGATCGGCGACGCGCTGACCTTCTTCTCCTCCGAGCGTGAGCAACTGGAAGAAGCGTTTGCCGGCGACATCATCGGCCTGCACAACCACGGCACCATCCAGATCGGCGACACCTTCACCGAAGGCGAAGTCCTGGGTTTCACCGGCATCCCGCACTTCGCCCCGGAACTGTTCCGCCGCGTACGCCTGAAAGATCCGCTGAAATCCAAGCAACTTCGCCAGGGCCTGCAACAGCTGGCCGAAGAAGGCGCGACCCAGGTGTTCTTCCCGGAGCGCAGCAACGACATCATCCTCGGCGCCGTCGGTGTGCTGCAGTTCGATGTGGTCGCCAGCCGCTTGAAAGAGGAATACAAGGTCGAGTGCTCCTACGAGCCGATCACCGTTTATTCCGCGCGCTGGATCGATTGCAGCGACAAGAAGAAGCTTGAGGAATTCTCCAACAAGGCGGTGGAAAACCTGGCGGTGGACGGCGGTGGTCACCTGACCTACCTCGCGCCTACGCGGGTCAACCTGGCCCTGATGGAAGAGCGCTGGCCGGACGTGAAATTCCGTGCGACCCGTGAACACCATTAAGCGCTGAATTGCTTTACCCAAAACCCCGTTGCGCGAGCGGCGGGGTTTTTTGTTGTCCACATTTCCATGATTGACGATGGATCCCTGTGGGAGCGAGCTTGCTCGCGATAGCGGTGTGTCAGTCGACATTAATGCTGGCTGCAGGTCCGTCATCGCGAGCAAGCTCGCTCCCACAGGATTCTCTCACAGGATTCTTCGGTGCTAGTTGAATTGGGAATAGTCTCTATTCCAAACCAGTCTCCAAACCCTCTGCATTTTCCCCCGTTCGATAACGTCCAATCTGGAGAACCCGGCTGATCGGAACTAGATTTGACTCAGCGCCAGACAGGCACTCAACGAAAGGAAGGAATCGGCTATGAACAGGTTATTTCGCGTTTTACTGCTGTTGAAGGTGATGGTGATGCTCTCGCTCGGCACTTCGATGGCGTGGGCCGAGTGTATCGATCATGGGGAGCAGGCTTCGAGCGGGCAGGCGGGTTACGCGGGGTTGATGCTCGCCAAGTCCGAATCGGAACCGGGAGATCAGGGGCAGGGTGGTGCAGACAACGACGATGACTCGACCACCGACGAGCCGGACTCCGATGAGGAAGATGGCGACAGCCAGACGTAGTCGCTCGATTGCAGACAAAAGAAAACCCCTTCTACCTGAGTGATGCGCATTCGAGGCGGAAGGGGTTGGGTTAACGCTTCAACTAATTGGACAACTCAATCCCTGTGGGAGCTAGCAGGCTGGCTCCCACAGTTTTTTATGCCGCGCCGTCGAGGAATTGCTCGGCGTAGTGGCAAGCCACCTGGCGGTTGTCGAGCAGGCGCAGGGCCGGCTCTTCAGTGCTGCAACGCTCGGTGGCGTACGGGCAGCGCTTGTGGAAGGCGCAGCCGGACGGCGGGTTCAGCGGGTTGGGCAGTTCGCCGACGATCTTGATTTTCGGCTTGTTCGGATCCGGGTGGATGGCCGGTGTCGCCGACAGCAGTGCCTGGGTATAGGGGTGCAGGGGACGGGAGTAAATGTCCTCTTTCGTGCCCATTTCCACCGGGCGACCGAGGTACATCACCATCACGTGGTCGGCAACGTGGCGAACTACTGCCAGGTTGTGGGAGATGAACACGTAGGCGGTGTTGAACTCTTGCTGCAAATCCATGAACAGGTTGAGCACCTGCGCCTGAATCGACACGTCCAGCGCCGAGGTCGGTTCGTCCGCCACCAGCACTTTCGGTTGCAGCATCATCGCCCGGGCCAGGGCGATGCGCTGGCGCTGACCGCCGGAGAACATGTGCGGATAACGCTGGTAGTGCTCGGGACGCAAGCCCACCTGCTTCATCATCGCCTGGACTTTCTCGCGACGTTCCGCGGCGCTCAGATTGGTGTTGATCAATAGTGGCTCTGCCAGCTGATCACCGACTTTCTGCCGTGGGTTCAACGAGGCGTACGGGCTCTGGAACACCATCTGCACGTCTTTGCGCAGTTGCTTGCGCTGGGCCTTGTCGGCGCCGGCAACTTCCTGGCCGGCGATTTTCAAGGAGCCGGAGGACGGCTCTTCGATCAGGGTCAGGGCACGGGCCAGGGTGGATTTGCCGCAACCCGACTCGCCTACGACAGCGAGGGTCTTGCCGGCTTCCAGTTCGAACGACACGCCGTTGAGGGCGCGCACGGTGGCGTGACCCTTGAACAGGCCTCGGGACACCTCGTAGTGACGGGTCAGGTCGCGGGCGGTAAGAACGACGGCCATTACGCCACCTCCTGGTTCAGCGGGTAGAAGCAGCGAGCGAGGCTGTTGCTTTTCTGGTCAAGGGCCGGACGTTGTTGACGGCAGTTGTCTTTCACGTACGGGCAGCGTGGCGACAGCAGGCAGCCCTGCGGACGGTCGTAGCGACCGGGAACGATGCCCGGCAGGGTCGACAGGCGCGCGGCGCCCAGGCTGTGTTCCGGAATCGCCTTGAGCAGCGCTTCGCTGTACGGGTGTGCCGGGATGTCGAACAGTTGCGGCACCTGACCGACTTCGACCGCCTGGCCGGCGTACATCACGCACACGCGCTGGGCGGTTTCGGCCACGACGGCAAGGTCGTGGGTGATCAGCACCAGGCCCATGTTCTGCTCTTTCTGCAACGCCAGCAGCAGGTCCATGATCTGCGCCTGAATGGTCACGTCGAGTGCCGTGGTCGGTTCGTCGGCGATCAGCAGTTTCGGTTCGCCAGCGATCGCCATGGCAATCGCGACGCGCTGGCTCATACCACCGGACAGTTGGTGCGGGTAGGCGTCCATACGGCTGGCGGCACCCGGGATTTCAACTTTTTCCAGCAGTTCGATGGCGCGCTTGCGGGCGGCCTTGCCGGACATTTTCAGGTGCAGGCGTAGCACTTCTTCAATCTGGAAGCCGACGGTGTAGCTCGGGTTCAGCGCGGTCATCGGATCCTGGAAGACCATGGACAGGTCTTTACCGACGATCTGTCGACGCTGGCGATTGTTGAGCTTGAGCATGTTCTTGCCGTCGAAATTCAGGGCGTCGGCGGTGACGATCCCCGGATGCTCGATCAGGCCCATCAGCGCCATCATGGTCACGGACTTGCCGGAACCGGATTCGCCAACGATGGCCAGCACTTCGCCCTTGTCCACTTTCAGGTCGAGGCCATCGACCACTGGCGTGGCGGTTTTGTCGCCGAAGCGGACGTTGAGATTCTTGATTTCTAGCAGTGACATGGGAATCTCCTCAGGCGGCGTTCTTGAGTTTCGGGTCCAGCGCATCGCGCAGGCCGTCGCCCATCAGGTTGATTGCCAGCACGCTGAGCAAAATGGTCAAACCAGGCAGGCTCACCACCCACCAGGCGCGTTCGATGTAGTCGCGGGCCGAAGCCAGCATGGTGCCCCACTCAGGGGTTGGCGGTTGTACGCCAAGGCCGAGGAAGCCCAGTGCGGCGGCATCGAGGATCGCCGAGGAGAAGCTCAGGGTGGCCTGAACGATCAGCGGCGCCATGCAGTTGGGCAGCACGGTGACGAACATCAGGCGCGGCAGGCCGGCACCGGCCAGGCGTGCGGCGGTCACGTAGTCGCGGTTCAGCTCGCCCATCACCGCCGCGCGGGTTAGGCGAACGTAGGACGGCAGGGAGACCACGGCGATGGCAATGATGGTGTTGATCAGGCCAGGGCCGAGGATGGCGACAATCGCCACGGCCAGCAGCAGCGACGGCAGGGCCAGCATGATGTCCATCAGACGCATGATGGTCGGGCCGAGAACCCGCGGGTAGAACCCGGCGAACAAGCCCAGCAGGATGCCCGGGATCAGCGACATCACCACCGACGACAAACCGATCAGCAACGACAGGCGCGAACCATTGATCAGACGCGACAGCAGGTCGCGGCCCAGTTCGTCGGTGCCGAGCAGGAATTGCAGTTGCCCACCTTCCAGCCAGGCCGGCGGGGTCAGCAGGAAATCGCGGTATTGCTCGCTCGGGTCGTGGGGGGCAACCCACGGGGCGAAGATCGCGCAGAAAATCACCAGCAGCATGAACATCAGGCCGGCGACGGCGCCTTTGTTCTTGGAGAACGCTTGCCAGAATTCTTTGTACGGAGACGGGTACAGCAGGCTTTGATCGACTGCTACCGATGGAATTGGAGTGGTCATGGTCATGATCTCAGCGCTGGTGACGGATGCGTGGGTTGGCAAAGCCGTAGAGGATGTCCACTACGAAATTGACCACAATCACCAGGCAGGCGATTAACAGGATGCCGTTTTGCACGACGGGGTAATCCCGGGCGCCAATGGCTTCGATCAGCCATTTGCCGATGCC includes these proteins:
- a CDS encoding peptide chain release factor 3, giving the protein MTKQAAEVAKRRTFAIISHPDAGKTTITEKLLLMGKAIAVAGTVKSRKSDRHATSDWMEMEKQRGISITTSVMQFPYREHMVNLLDTPGHEDFSEDTYRTLTAVDSALMVLDGGKGVEPRTIALMDVCRLRDTPIVSFINKLDRDIRDPIELLDEIEAVLKIKAAPITWPIGCYRDFKGVYHLADDYIIVYTAGHGHERTDVKIIEKLDSDEARAHLGDEYERFIEQLELVQGACHEFNQQEFLDGQLTPVFFGTALGNFGVDHVLDAVVDWAPRPLARVANERTVEPVEEKFSGFIFKIQANMDPKHRDRIAFMRICSGKYEKGMKMRHVRTGKDVRIGDALTFFSSEREQLEEAFAGDIIGLHNHGTIQIGDTFTEGEVLGFTGIPHFAPELFRRVRLKDPLKSKQLRQGLQQLAEEGATQVFFPERSNDIILGAVGVLQFDVVASRLKEEYKVECSYEPITVYSARWIDCSDKKKLEEFSNKAVENLAVDGGGHLTYLAPTRVNLALMEERWPDVKFRATREHH
- a CDS encoding peptide ABC transporter ATP-binding protein, with amino-acid sequence MAVVLTARDLTRHYEVSRGLFKGHATVRALNGVSFELEAGKTLAVVGESGCGKSTLARALTLIEEPSSGSLKIAGQEVAGADKAQRKQLRKDVQMVFQSPYASLNPRQKVGDQLAEPLLINTNLSAAERREKVQAMMKQVGLRPEHYQRYPHMFSGGQRQRIALARAMMLQPKVLVADEPTSALDVSIQAQVLNLFMDLQQEFNTAYVFISHNLAVVRHVADHVMVMYLGRPVEMGTKEDIYSRPLHPYTQALLSATPAIHPDPNKPKIKIVGELPNPLNPPSGCAFHKRCPYATERCSTEEPALRLLDNRQVACHYAEQFLDGAA
- a CDS encoding oligopeptide/dipeptide ABC transporter ATP-binding protein, producing the protein MSLLEIKNLNVRFGDKTATPVVDGLDLKVDKGEVLAIVGESGSGKSVTMMALMGLIEHPGIVTADALNFDGKNMLKLNNRQRRQIVGKDLSMVFQDPMTALNPSYTVGFQIEEVLRLHLKMSGKAARKRAIELLEKVEIPGAASRMDAYPHQLSGGMSQRVAIAMAIAGEPKLLIADEPTTALDVTIQAQIMDLLLALQKEQNMGLVLITHDLAVVAETAQRVCVMYAGQAVEVGQVPQLFDIPAHPYSEALLKAIPEHSLGAARLSTLPGIVPGRYDRPQGCLLSPRCPYVKDNCRQQRPALDQKSNSLARCFYPLNQEVA
- a CDS encoding ABC transporter permease subunit: MTTPIPSVAVDQSLLYPSPYKEFWQAFSKNKGAVAGLMFMLLVIFCAIFAPWVAPHDPSEQYRDFLLTPPAWLEGGQLQFLLGTDELGRDLLSRLINGSRLSLLIGLSSVVMSLIPGILLGLFAGFYPRVLGPTIMRLMDIMLALPSLLLAVAIVAILGPGLINTIIAIAVVSLPSYVRLTRAAVMGELNRDYVTAARLAGAGLPRLMFVTVLPNCMAPLIVQATLSFSSAILDAAALGFLGLGVQPPTPEWGTMLASARDYIERAWWVVSLPGLTILLSVLAINLMGDGLRDALDPKLKNAA